GCTGGCTGACGATGACCCGCTCGGCTCCGTTGATGATGAAGGTGCCGGTCTCGGTCATCAGCGGGAAGTCGCCCATGAACACTTCCTGCTCTTTGACCTCGCCCGTCTCCTTGTTGATCAGGCGCACTTTCACGCGGAGCGGCGCCGCGTACGTCACGTCGCGCTCTTTGGCCTCCTCGACGGTGTACTTCGGCTCGCCGAGGCTGTAATCAAGAAACTCGAGAACGAGATTGCCCGTAAAATCGGTGATGGGGGAGATGTCGTGCAAGAGCTCCCGCAGCCCCTCGTCAAGGAACCAGCGGTACGACTTGAGCTGGACCTCGATCAGGTTGGGCAGTTCGAGCACCTCTTTGATGCGCGCATAGGAACGGCGTACGCGGTGGCGTCCACATTGAATGACGTTGTGACCAGCCAACTCCTTCACCCCTCGTCACGGAATCTGGCCGCAAAACAAAAAACAGGACGTGCGCACCTCATCCGACAAGCAGGCCCGGAAAAAGAAAAATCGCGGAGCCTGTCTGCCGAACCGGCTCGTTTCGAGCTCTCCCATCGCCTGCATGCATCCACGTCCTGTTCACCACGCCATCCCGATCTTTCGTCCCATTTCGCATTTTATAACGATATCGCAGCAGAAATCAAATGTCAATGTTTTTCCCGCAACTTGCCTCATGCCGAACGCGTCACGCGGAACACGTGATACCCTTTCTTGCGCACGACCCGTTCCACGGCGCCGTACAGCTCGGCCAGCTTGCGCTCCGCACTCGGGGCGCCTTGTTTTTTGTGGATCACCACCCACAGGCTGCCCCCTGACGAAAGGTGCGCCTTCGCCCCCTCAAAGATGGCATAGACCACGTCTTTCCCTGCACGAATGGGCGGGTTGGTCACGATCACGTCATAGACGCCGTTGACCTGTGCGTACCCGTCGCTCACAAAGGCGCGCACGCGGTCGGCCACGCCGTTTTCGGCGGCGTTTTCCTGCGCCAGGGCGACAGCGCGCTCGTTGATGTCCACCATGTCAACGGTGACGCCCGGCACCGTTTTGGCGATGGCGATGCCGATCGGCCCGTACCCGCAGCCGACATCGAGGACGCGCGCCCCCTGCGGGACGTCAAGCGTTTCGATCAGCAACCGGGAACCGAAGTCGACGTAATCGCGGGAGAAGACGCTGGCGGCCGTCCAAAACACAAAGCGCGTGCCGCGGAGGACAGCCTGGATTTGCTTCCGCTCCTCGTCGCTTTGCGGCGCGGCGGTGTAATAGTGCTCGGTCACGACAATCCCCCCTTTCTTCCAGTTTCGACCTGTTGCCATTCCGGTAAACCCCAGCCGCAAATCCCAGGAAACGCCGCGGCGCAGAACGATCGGCGAACGTTTCGCCCAACGCCGCCACGGGAAAAGGAAAACCCGCGCGTACGGAGCGTACGGCGGGCTCGGCGGCGCGGCGCCTCACTTGAGCTCGACTTCCGCGCCGGCTTCTTCGAGCTTCTTCTTGATTTCCTCGGCTTCTTCCTTGCTGACGCCTTCCTTGATGTTGGACGGTGCGCCGTCGACCAGTTCCTTCGCCTCTTTCAAGCCGAGGCCGGTAATCTCGCGCACCACTTTGATGACGTTGATCTTGGACGCGCCGGGGTTCTTGAGCACGACGGTGAACTCGGTTTGCTCGGCCGCACCGGCATCCGCGGCAGCACCCGGCGCACCGACGACGGCCACCGGCGCCGCGGCGGTCACGCCGAATTCCTCTTCGATCGCTTTGACCAGTTCGTTCAGCTCGAGAACGGTCATCCCTTTGATCGCTTCAAGAATTTGCTCCTTCGTCATCGTCACGTGCCTCCCATCCTCAAGGAATTTCTGCGGGCTGCAAGCCGCTTCCACGCCCTCGGCTTAGGCGCCTTCCTGCTCCTTCTTGTCGGCCACGGCCTTGACCGCCAGGGCGAAGTTGCGGATCGGCGCCTGAAGCACGCTAAGCAGCATGGCCAAGAGCCCTTCGCGGGACGGCAGCTTGGCGATGGCCTGGATTTCCTCCGGGCCGACGACGCGGCCTTCCACGACCCCCGCCTTCAGCTCCAGCGCCTCGTTCTGCTTGGCGAATTCGGCAAGGATCTTCGCCGGCGCCACCGGGTCTTCCGGACCAAAGGCGATCGCCGTCGGGCCGACGAGGTAGGGATCCAGCTCCGTCAGGCCCACTTCCGCCGTCGCCCGGCGGGCCAGGGTGTTCTTGTACACCTTGATCTCGCAGCCGGCTTCGCGGAGCTTTTTGCGCAGCTCGGTCATCTGCGCCACGTTCAGCCCGCGGTAGTCGGCCAAGATGGCGCTCTTTGACGTGCGCAGCTTCTCGGCGATCTCGGCGACAATCCGTTTCTTCTCTTCCCGGACGGGCTTTTCCCGCACGACCGCCATCTCGACACCTCCTGTTCGCTCGCGGCATGAAAAAAGCCCCCGTAGACACACGGAGGC
This region of Calditerricola satsumensis genomic DNA includes:
- the rplJ gene encoding 50S ribosomal protein L10, yielding MAVVREKPVREEKKRIVAEIAEKLRTSKSAILADYRGLNVAQMTELRKKLREAGCEIKVYKNTLARRATAEVGLTELDPYLVGPTAIAFGPEDPVAPAKILAEFAKQNEALELKAGVVEGRVVGPEEIQAIAKLPSREGLLAMLLSVLQAPIRNFALAVKAVADKKEQEGA
- a CDS encoding class I SAM-dependent methyltransferase, with protein sequence MTEHYYTAAPQSDEERKQIQAVLRGTRFVFWTAASVFSRDYVDFGSRLLIETLDVPQGARVLDVGCGYGPIGIAIAKTVPGVTVDMVDINERAVALAQENAAENGVADRVRAFVSDGYAQVNGVYDVIVTNPPIRAGKDVVYAIFEGAKAHLSSGGSLWVVIHKKQGAPSAERKLAELYGAVERVVRKKGYHVFRVTRSA
- the rplL gene encoding 50S ribosomal protein L7/L12 encodes the protein MTKEQILEAIKGMTVLELNELVKAIEEEFGVTAAAPVAVVGAPGAAADAGAAEQTEFTVVLKNPGASKINVIKVVREITGLGLKEAKELVDGAPSNIKEGVSKEEAEEIKKKLEEAGAEVELK